A genomic region of Gossypium hirsutum isolate 1008001.06 chromosome D01, Gossypium_hirsutum_v2.1, whole genome shotgun sequence contains the following coding sequences:
- the LOC107933122 gene encoding mediator-associated protein 2: MDSEQNIYRPPPEFEENSSQQLVDFTVSGSTELFLIQWPIHQHPEINDQVVTLQLGPDGKLGCFTDSTGKTYDFVSPASQGPDATVILSSESESKIVGKISRRVSLVHYMSPDEYEKLSSDKKLLHQRSSGTLMTDSSNPFSSPMQSKGRKGSHSMGRTVSTHGSQHKSTVSGINEQSKPSKRKHDHESTGSMNQPTHSHETNPISGSSEHSHKSKSKKKVKNDE, from the exons ATGGATTCTGAACAAAACATCTACAGGCCTCCACCTGAATTCGAAGAAAATTCATCACAACAACTCGTCGATTTCACAGTATCAGGTTCCACGGAGCTTTTCCTTATTCAATGGCCTATTCATCAA CATCCTGAAATTAATGACCAAGTAGTTACGCTTCAGCTCGGTCCTGATGGAAAATTGGGCTGTTTTACGGATTCTACTG GAAAAACTTATGATTTTGTTAGCCCTGCTTCTCAAGGGCCAGATGCTACAGTTATCTTATCTTCCGAATCGGAGTCTAAAATCG TTGGGAAGATTTCACGACGAGTTTCCCTTGTACATTATATGAGTCCCGACGAATACGAAAAGCTCAGTTCCGACAAGAAGCTGTTGCATCAGAGATCCTCCGGAACTTTAATGACTGATTCTTCCAATCCTTTTTCAAGTCCAATGCAAAGTAAAGGGCGGAAAGGTTCACATTCTATGGGGCGCACTGTCAGCACACATGGTAGTCAACATAAAAGTACTGTCTCTGGAATCAATGAACAATCTAAGCCTTCAAAAAGAAAGCATGATCATGAATCTACGGGATCCATGAACCAGCCCACACACAGTCATGAGACAAATCCAATTTCAGGGTCCTCAGAGCATTCTCACAAAAGTAAATCGAAGAAGAAAGTAAAAAACGATGAGTAA
- the LOC107933029 gene encoding uncharacterized protein isoform X2 — protein sequence MASRVLSTTSLTPLCSSTTFNKPKIKPSTNQAKPFLFSSSSSSLGFRNGKIKCNAVSESSQGSIDRTVYQGAFGPWTIDPEDVRE from the exons ATGGCGTCTCGAGTATTATCGACCACTTCATTAACTCCCCTTTGTTCTTCCACTACATTTAACAAACCCAAAATTAAGCCTTCCACGAACCAAGCAAAGCCATTTCTTTTCTCATCATCATCGTCCTCGTTGGGTTTTAGAAATGGGAAGATAAAGTGCAATGCCGTGAGTGAAAGCTCTCAGGGTTCTATCGATAGGACGGTTTATCAAGGCGCTTTTGGTCCATGGACTATTGATCCTGAAGATGTACGAGAg TGA
- the LOC107933030 gene encoding phosphatidylinositol/phosphatidylcholine transfer protein SFH8 isoform X1, giving the protein MDKEKKLKQTQEEEEEMEFKDCENHSQQAQQQEEEKEKIEIGDEIIRSKIGIMRALAERDDPSVKEVDDFMIRRFLRARDLDIEKANTMLLKYLSWRRTFLPKGFVSESEISNQLADNKLCMQGVDKQGRPIVVAFGGRHKPTKGNLEEVKRFVVYGLEKICAR; this is encoded by the exons atggacaaagaaaagaaattaaaacaaacccaagaagaagaagaggaaatggAATTCAAAGACTGTGAAAACCATAGCCAACAAGCTCaacaacaagaagaagaaaaagaaaaaatcgaGATAGGCGATGAAATAATCCGAAGCAAAATTGGTATCATGAGAGCACTTGCAGAGAGAGATGACCCATCAGTTAAG gaAGTGGATGATTTTATGATACGGAGATTCCTGAGAGCTCGTGATTTGGATATAGAGAAAGCAAACACCATGTTATTGAAGTATTTGAGTTGGAGAAGAACGTTCTTGCCTAAAGGATTCGTATCTGAATCGGAGATTTCAAATCAATTGGCTGATAATAAGCTTTGTATGCAAGGAGTTGATAAACAAGGTCGACCTATTGTCGTTGCTTTTGGTGGTAGACATAAGCCTACTAAAGGGAACCTTGAAGAGGTTAAAC GCTTTGTTGTCTATGGTTTAGAGAAAATTTGTGCCAGGTAA
- the LOC107933030 gene encoding phosphatidylinositol/phosphatidylcholine transfer protein SFH8 isoform X2, with protein sequence MDKEKKLKQTQEEEEEMEFKDCENHSQQAQQQEEEKEKIEIGDEIIRSKIGIMRALAERDDPSEVDDFMIRRFLRARDLDIEKANTMLLKYLSWRRTFLPKGFVSESEISNQLADNKLCMQGVDKQGRPIVVAFGGRHKPTKGNLEEVKRFVVYGLEKICAR encoded by the exons atggacaaagaaaagaaattaaaacaaacccaagaagaagaagaggaaatggAATTCAAAGACTGTGAAAACCATAGCCAACAAGCTCaacaacaagaagaagaaaaagaaaaaatcgaGATAGGCGATGAAATAATCCGAAGCAAAATTGGTATCATGAGAGCACTTGCAGAGAGAGATGACCCATCA gaAGTGGATGATTTTATGATACGGAGATTCCTGAGAGCTCGTGATTTGGATATAGAGAAAGCAAACACCATGTTATTGAAGTATTTGAGTTGGAGAAGAACGTTCTTGCCTAAAGGATTCGTATCTGAATCGGAGATTTCAAATCAATTGGCTGATAATAAGCTTTGTATGCAAGGAGTTGATAAACAAGGTCGACCTATTGTCGTTGCTTTTGGTGGTAGACATAAGCCTACTAAAGGGAACCTTGAAGAGGTTAAAC GCTTTGTTGTCTATGGTTTAGAGAAAATTTGTGCCAGGTAA
- the LOC107933029 gene encoding uncharacterized protein isoform X1 translates to MASRVLSTTSLTPLCSSTTFNKPKIKPSTNQAKPFLFSSSSSSLGFRNGKIKCNAVSESSQGSIDRTVYQGAFGPWTIDPEDVREVLLYRSGLVTAASSFVIASSAAFLPDNFTLKEIIENNLNLIYLIGAGGLGLSLYLIHIYITELKRTLQAFWALGVFDTNIWSHVHGKMFFLKKLNIFISKTHKSRSS, encoded by the exons ATGGCGTCTCGAGTATTATCGACCACTTCATTAACTCCCCTTTGTTCTTCCACTACATTTAACAAACCCAAAATTAAGCCTTCCACGAACCAAGCAAAGCCATTTCTTTTCTCATCATCATCGTCCTCGTTGGGTTTTAGAAATGGGAAGATAAAGTGCAATGCCGTGAGTGAAAGCTCTCAGGGTTCTATCGATAGGACGGTTTATCAAGGCGCTTTTGGTCCATGGACTATTGATCCTGAAGATGTACGAGAg GTTCTTTTATACAGATCAGGATTAGTAACTGCTGCTTCATCCTTTGTAATTGCTTCATCAGCTGCATTTTTGCCTGATAACTTTACattgaaagaaattattgaaaacaACCTTAATTTGATCTACCTGATCGGTGCTGGTGGACTAGGGCTATCCTTGTACTTGATCCACATCTATATAACCGAGCTTAAACGCACCCTTCAAGCTTTTTGGGCACTCGGTGTTTTTGATACCAATATATGGTCCCACGTACatggaaaaatgttttttttgaaaaaattgaacaTATTCATATCGAAAACTCACAAAAGTAGGTCAAGCTAG